In Merismopedia glauca CCAP 1448/3, the following proteins share a genomic window:
- the rpiA gene encoding ribose-5-phosphate isomerase RpiA, with product MKQEVGKAAAQRVKSGAIVGLGTGSTTAYAIQYIGERLKSGEITDIKGIPTSFQATVLAKQYGIPLTTLDEVDRIDVAIDGADEVDPHKNLIKGGGAAHTREKIVDSLAEEFIVVVDSSKIVDKLGSTFLLPVEVLPLAMTPVMRAIEKLGGKPQLRMGVKKAGPVITDQGNMVIDVKFDSIDNPAELEKTLNNIPGVLENGLFVGVTDVVLVGEVIDGKPVVREI from the coding sequence ATGAAACAAGAAGTAGGTAAAGCCGCCGCTCAACGAGTCAAGTCAGGCGCAATTGTTGGACTGGGAACCGGTTCCACCACAGCATATGCCATACAATATATTGGGGAGCGTCTGAAGTCAGGAGAAATTACTGATATCAAAGGGATTCCTACCTCTTTTCAAGCTACAGTTCTAGCTAAACAATATGGGATTCCTCTCACTACTCTAGATGAGGTAGATCGAATTGATGTGGCGATCGATGGCGCTGATGAAGTAGATCCCCACAAAAACTTGATTAAAGGTGGCGGTGCGGCTCATACCCGTGAGAAAATCGTTGATAGCTTAGCAGAAGAATTTATTGTCGTCGTTGATAGCTCTAAAATCGTCGATAAATTAGGTTCTACCTTCTTGCTACCCGTAGAAGTTCTACCTTTAGCCATGACTCCAGTGATGCGGGCAATAGAAAAGCTAGGTGGTAAACCCCAATTGCGGATGGGAGTCAAAAAAGCTGGCCCTGTGATCACCGATCAAGGCAATATGGTAATTGATGTCAAATTCGACTCCATTGACAACCCAGCCGAACTCGAAAAAACCCTAAATAACATTCCTGGAGTTCTAGAAAACGGATTATTTGTGGGCGTTACCGATGTGGTATTAGTCGGTGAAGTAATTGATGGGAAACCAGTAGTTAGAGAAATTTAG
- a CDS encoding protealysin inhibitor emfourin yields the protein MFVRLLAATAVSLVIAVLIYFSPSIISHFPVPMVINLVNKEHPTNEVYYPMKITFRQSGGYAGLRLGYEVETASLPAEEVTKLESLVQQSGILQTGNTTNTTPAARDLLQYQITVETQGISHQVSFDDLSILPGMEPLLDYLQNHARAV from the coding sequence ATGTTCGTCAGACTCCTTGCTGCAACGGCGGTGAGTTTGGTCATAGCAGTTTTAATCTACTTCTCACCGTCGATTATTTCTCATTTTCCTGTACCAATGGTGATAAATCTGGTTAACAAAGAACACCCAACTAACGAGGTTTATTACCCTATGAAAATTACATTTCGCCAATCAGGAGGGTACGCGGGTTTAAGGCTGGGTTACGAAGTAGAGACAGCTTCACTACCTGCTGAAGAAGTCACTAAGTTAGAGTCTTTAGTGCAGCAAAGTGGAATTTTACAGACGGGAAACACTACTAATACTACTCCAGCCGCTCGCGATCTTTTGCAATATCAAATTACGGTAGAAACCCAAGGAATCAGTCACCAAGTCTCTTTTGACGATCTTAGTATCCTACCAGGGATGGAACCTTTACTCGATTATCTGCAAAACCACGCACGAGCAGTCTAG
- a CDS encoding GNAT family N-acetyltransferase, protein MLSSSRLAFRPCTDADIDLLLQHWTEPMVRRYLFDDRIIDRETVAGFIELSSTLFQNKGYGLWVLTNKANGEFQGVCGLWDGEVVSPDLLYSISTSAWGQGLATESARCVLEYAFEQLKLPYVMSTVDLPNTASIRVLEKNGMKLHEERSLNGNPIRCYSLNAEDYKGLCSSDSLLQRR, encoded by the coding sequence ATGCTTAGCTCATCACGTCTCGCGTTTCGACCTTGTACAGATGCAGATATCGATTTGCTGCTACAACATTGGACAGAACCAATGGTGAGGCGTTATCTGTTTGACGATCGCATTATAGATCGAGAAACAGTTGCGGGATTTATCGAGTTAAGTTCCACCTTGTTTCAAAATAAGGGTTACGGACTATGGGTTCTTACCAACAAAGCCAATGGTGAGTTCCAAGGTGTATGCGGGTTGTGGGATGGAGAAGTTGTCAGTCCCGATCTTTTGTACTCCATCTCTACTTCTGCTTGGGGACAAGGACTAGCTACCGAAAGTGCTAGATGCGTTTTGGAATATGCCTTTGAGCAACTGAAATTACCCTATGTCATGTCAACTGTCGATCTACCCAATACTGCATCGATTAGGGTGCTAGAGAAGAATGGGATGAAGTTGCACGAAGAGCGATCGCTCAATGGTAACCCAATTCGATGTTACTCCCTGAATGCTGAGGATTACAAGGGTTTATGTTCGTCAGACTCCTTGCTGCAACGGCGGTGA
- a CDS encoding M4 family metallopeptidase codes for MHVCQNPHCHNPIHCFLPPHVLDRLVESDDPEIRRLAVHAIKQAAAARAMRSMISRMPIMAAIPSPAGTKNRLVYDMENISDEGRLPGKLMCAEGQEPPAGDEDVKEAYEHSGTVYDFYKAVFKRNSIDDRGMSLISTVRFGRRYNNAFWNGEQMTYGDGDGRIFTRFTKALDVAAHEMTHGVIQHTCNLEYFKQSGALNEHFADAMGALVKQWFLKQDVNQADWLNGDQIMGSGVTAKCLRTFKAEKAYENDPLLGTDPQPKHMRDIYDGFEDRGGVHINSGIPNHAFYRTALEIGGFAWEKLGQIWYQTMKNLNDKSQFQEMASMTHLVAGQQFGNGSIEQQAVKKGWDAVGITV; via the coding sequence ATGCACGTTTGTCAAAATCCTCACTGTCACAATCCTATTCACTGCTTCTTACCACCCCACGTATTAGATCGCTTGGTAGAATCTGACGATCCGGAAATCCGGCGACTAGCGGTTCATGCTATCAAACAAGCTGCGGCTGCTCGTGCTATGCGGAGTATGATATCTAGAATGCCCATCATGGCTGCTATTCCCTCCCCTGCGGGGACAAAAAATCGTCTCGTGTATGACATGGAAAACATCAGTGACGAGGGACGTTTACCAGGCAAGTTGATGTGTGCCGAAGGACAAGAACCTCCAGCTGGAGATGAGGATGTTAAGGAAGCTTACGAGCATTCTGGAACTGTTTACGACTTTTATAAAGCTGTATTCAAGCGAAACTCGATAGATGACCGAGGAATGAGCTTAATTTCGACAGTTAGGTTTGGCAGGAGGTACAATAACGCCTTCTGGAATGGAGAACAAATGACTTATGGTGATGGCGATGGCAGAATCTTTACTAGGTTCACCAAAGCTTTGGATGTTGCAGCACACGAAATGACTCATGGAGTGATTCAGCATACCTGTAACTTGGAGTATTTCAAACAATCAGGCGCACTTAACGAACATTTTGCCGATGCAATGGGTGCTTTAGTTAAACAATGGTTCCTGAAACAAGATGTGAATCAAGCTGATTGGCTCAATGGCGACCAAATTATGGGATCTGGAGTTACAGCTAAGTGTTTGCGTACCTTTAAAGCCGAAAAAGCTTATGAAAACGATCCCTTGCTAGGAACAGATCCACAACCGAAGCATATGAGAGATATATACGATGGCTTTGAAGATCGCGGCGGTGTCCACATCAATTCTGGGATTCCTAACCATGCTTTCTACCGAACGGCGCTGGAAATAGGCGGTTTTGCTTGGGAGAAACTCGGTCAGATTTGGTATCAAACTATGAAGAATCTCAATGATAAAAGTCAGTTCCAAGAAATGGCATCAATGACTCATCTAGTTGCTGGGCAACAATTTGGGAATGGTTCAATAGAACAGCAAGCAGTCAAAAAAGGCTGGGATGCTGTAGGAATCACAGTCTAA
- a CDS encoding M20/M25/M40 family metallo-hydrolase, producing the protein MNNQNKLTVFFDIGDTLGTAKILPPPPHYRLEKLEVYAYIQDILQGLKNRDIRLGIISNIGEDSPENVARVFREAQIDEFFNPELLVYGAKNSPEIFNLAAQKAGNNPEECVFVGEDSRERLQAVTAGWRVVPHPLLITEVLAGRKLRYIRVNVTPAQQQQNWRQSIRHFPLVPLYVTGEGGNLVYAIATTNTISQLDDLGFAVDRLGNEDAPLTRDLYLLRDDRQTSTGFLVEQGHSAHFFSQDDSADWVLASSSEGLFVALPAGRSVEEYHFEEAYHGHNFKLMPDLSLLEPFGTERQASFLQIPTTEPDLSPTELAKLQEITPNVINYHLDRYSGIQPLDGEKKIISRHIQHPDNAKATEALAKDLTAIGGDKFTVRMQPFVHEGQTLYNVEAEMQGDKPDEIVLITAHLDSTAAFSDHFDAPRDIAPGRDDDASGVAAVLAIADIFQQLASNKPPKRSLRFVLFNAEEHGLIGSKAYARAQAAIAAPIVAVYQMDMIGYNQQSPKSFEVHVGYPQGLEVQERSLILAQRLERLASKISPQLEPVQIYTNPDPAAGRSDHASFHERGYAACVVSEDFFAGPHTDSPAPEANPNYHMKTDTFVDLEYAAEIARAIAAAAWVTANL; encoded by the coding sequence ATGAATAATCAGAATAAACTTACAGTTTTTTTTGATATTGGAGATACTTTGGGCACGGCTAAAATTCTGCCGCCGCCACCACACTACCGTTTAGAAAAACTTGAAGTATATGCTTATATACAAGATATTCTTCAAGGCTTAAAAAATAGGGATATTCGTTTAGGAATTATCTCGAATATTGGCGAAGATAGTCCAGAGAATGTAGCCAGAGTTTTCAGAGAAGCTCAGATTGATGAATTCTTCAATCCTGAATTATTAGTTTATGGTGCCAAAAACTCTCCTGAAATCTTCAATTTAGCTGCTCAAAAAGCTGGTAATAATCCCGAAGAATGTGTATTTGTGGGTGAAGATAGTCGAGAACGTCTTCAAGCTGTAACTGCTGGCTGGCGAGTTGTACCTCATCCCTTGCTAATTACAGAAGTTTTGGCAGGGAGGAAATTACGCTACATTCGCGTTAATGTTACTCCAGCGCAGCAACAGCAAAACTGGCGACAATCAATACGGCATTTCCCTTTAGTTCCCTTGTATGTGACAGGTGAAGGGGGAAATTTGGTATATGCGATCGCCACTACCAACACCATTTCTCAACTTGACGATCTGGGGTTTGCTGTAGATAGATTAGGGAATGAAGATGCACCTTTAACCAGAGATTTGTATCTTTTACGGGACGATCGCCAAACTAGTACCGGATTTTTGGTAGAACAAGGGCATTCGGCTCATTTTTTCAGTCAAGATGACTCCGCCGACTGGGTACTTGCTTCCTCTAGTGAAGGGTTATTCGTCGCCTTACCCGCAGGTAGATCCGTCGAAGAATATCACTTTGAAGAGGCATATCACGGGCATAACTTCAAGTTAATGCCAGATTTAAGTTTATTAGAGCCATTTGGAACTGAAAGACAAGCTAGTTTCTTGCAAATTCCCACCACTGAGCCAGATTTAAGTCCAACAGAACTCGCCAAGCTGCAAGAGATTACCCCCAATGTCATTAATTATCACCTCGATCGCTACAGTGGTATTCAACCGCTTGACGGAGAAAAAAAGATTATCAGTCGCCATATCCAGCATCCTGATAATGCCAAAGCGACAGAGGCTTTAGCTAAGGATTTGACGGCGATTGGGGGAGATAAATTTACCGTCAGGATGCAACCTTTCGTTCACGAAGGACAAACCCTGTATAACGTGGAAGCAGAAATGCAGGGTGATAAACCAGATGAAATAGTTTTAATTACCGCTCATCTAGACTCTACGGCTGCTTTTAGCGACCATTTCGATGCGCCTAGGGATATTGCCCCAGGTAGAGATGACGACGCGAGTGGAGTCGCCGCAGTGCTAGCTATAGCTGATATTTTCCAACAGTTAGCCAGCAATAAACCACCCAAGCGATCGCTCAGATTTGTGTTATTTAACGCCGAAGAACACGGATTAATTGGGAGTAAAGCCTATGCCAGAGCGCAAGCCGCGATCGCCGCCCCTATTGTAGCCGTTTATCAGATGGACATGATTGGCTATAACCAGCAGTCACCCAAGTCTTTTGAAGTCCACGTCGGGTATCCCCAAGGGTTAGAAGTACAGGAACGTTCCCTAATTTTGGCACAAAGACTAGAGCGACTCGCCTCCAAAATTTCCCCGCAACTAGAACCAGTTCAAATTTATACCAACCCAGATCCGGCGGCGGGAAGAAGCGATCACGCCAGCTTCCACGAACGGGGATATGCAGCTTGCGTCGTCTCGGAAGACTTCTTTGCAGGGCCTCATACTGACTCGCCAGCACCCGAAGCTAACCCAAATTATCACATGAAGACCGATACCTTTGTCGATCTAGAGTATGCCGCAGAAATAGCTAGAGCGATCGCGGCGGCGGCTTGGGTTACTGCCAATTTGTAA
- a CDS encoding PAS domain-containing protein, translated as MNRIARTILIVDDSAEDRELYRRYLLRDREYSYTILEASLGQQGLDLWHQHQPDVLLLDYRLPDLDGLEFLSQLQPTTQEFCLPIILMTGQGNEAIAVQSMKAGAQDYLVKGQITPEGLQQAVNGAIEAVQLRTQLQQRIERELLVSQIIQKVQQTLELEEILATIVAEIRQFLHTDRVLVFQLEPDGNGTVVAESVGAQWRSLLSSTIYDPCLANNYLRFSRPESLNHDVAFAEDYVKRYCQGQVTAISDIDNSDIDPCHVELLAQFQVKANLVVPILHGDRFWGLLIAHHCAAPRSWQPLEIDLLKELVAPVSIALRQAQLYQQVQRDLVERQQIEAELRESEEHLRVALEASRMGTWDWNLQTGQIFWSDNLEALFGLETGEFDGSYPMFVSVVHPDDRERMQLSINHAISTGADYNIEFRVVYPNGYIRWALSQGKVFYDPNGQPMRMAGVDIDITERKRSEEALQESEERFRQLAENIDAVFWIRNISENWLCYVSPAYERLWGLNPHELYEDQRAWVNYIHPDDREVTANTFQEKAMTGQFDQEYRIVLADGSIRWVRDRCFPLADETGKIYRLVGIAEDITDRKQVEDTLRQSEEFKNRLLESSPDCIKVLDTDGRLLYMNVGGMCLLEIDDFMPHLNTEWICFWQGEYRQQAEQALAAAKAGEVSIFRGFCPTAKGRPKWWEVIVSPIQNASGQTEQVLSISRDITERQQAEMERERLLEQEQAARAEAERANRLKDEFLAILSHELRSPLNPILGWTKLLQTRKFDETRTAEALATIERNAKLQTQLIDDLLDVAKILRGKLSMDTVPVDLVFVIESAMDTVRAAAVAKSILLHPVLPQIGRVSGDSARLQQVVWNLLSNAIKFTPHNGRVDIWLERIGNEAQITVSDTGKGISADFLPHLFESFQQEDASTTRKYGGLGLGLAIVRTLVEAHGGTITADSLGEGQGATFTVRFPLLDTELETIPSDELPLLDLDLTGIRVLAVDDEPDARELLTIVLTQYGAEVLTVTSAAEALTALESFQPDALVSDIGMPEMDGYTLMRQIRALAPEKAGQIPAIALTAYAREDDRQRAIASGYQRQVTKPLDPEQLVSALMAIARQQSLA; from the coding sequence TGCTCGATTACCGCTTGCCCGACCTGGATGGACTGGAGTTTCTGAGCCAGTTACAGCCTACTACCCAGGAGTTCTGTTTACCGATCATTTTGATGACAGGACAGGGCAATGAGGCGATCGCCGTACAATCAATGAAAGCGGGGGCACAAGATTATTTGGTCAAAGGGCAAATCACGCCGGAAGGGTTGCAACAGGCAGTCAACGGGGCAATTGAGGCAGTCCAACTCCGCACCCAACTGCAACAGAGGATCGAACGCGAATTGTTAGTCTCGCAAATTATCCAAAAGGTTCAGCAAACGCTGGAATTGGAGGAAATTCTAGCAACGATTGTCGCCGAAATCCGACAGTTTCTGCATACCGATCGCGTCCTGGTTTTTCAGTTAGAACCGGATGGTAATGGCACGGTAGTCGCAGAATCCGTGGGGGCACAGTGGCGATCGCTCCTTTCTTCTACAATTTACGATCCCTGCCTCGCTAACAACTACCTCAGATTCAGTCGCCCAGAATCTTTGAACCACGATGTCGCTTTTGCCGAAGATTATGTGAAACGCTATTGTCAGGGACAAGTAACAGCAATATCTGATATTGACAATAGTGATATCGACCCCTGCCATGTTGAATTGTTGGCGCAGTTTCAAGTCAAAGCCAATCTAGTCGTGCCGATTCTGCACGGCGATCGGTTCTGGGGTTTGCTGATTGCCCATCACTGCGCTGCCCCAAGGTCGTGGCAGCCCTTGGAGATTGACTTACTCAAAGAATTAGTTGCTCCGGTGAGCATTGCCCTACGGCAGGCACAACTCTATCAGCAAGTACAGCGCGACTTGGTAGAACGCCAACAGATAGAAGCAGAACTGCGAGAGAGCGAAGAACATCTGCGAGTGGCACTGGAAGCTTCGCGGATGGGCACATGGGACTGGAACCTCCAGACGGGGCAGATTTTCTGGTCGGATAACTTGGAAGCTTTATTTGGACTAGAAACTGGAGAATTTGATGGCTCTTATCCCATGTTTGTCTCGGTGGTACACCCAGACGATCGCGAGCGTATGCAGCTATCTATCAATCATGCCATCAGCACTGGAGCAGACTACAATATCGAATTTCGAGTCGTCTATCCCAATGGCTATATTCGGTGGGCATTGTCTCAGGGTAAAGTGTTCTACGATCCAAACGGTCAGCCGATGCGGATGGCAGGTGTTGATATCGACATCACAGAACGCAAGCGATCGGAGGAAGCGTTGCAGGAGAGTGAAGAACGCTTCAGGCAGCTTGCCGAAAATATTGATGCGGTGTTCTGGATCAGAAATATATCCGAAAACTGGCTCTGCTATGTCAGCCCTGCCTATGAACGCTTGTGGGGATTGAACCCGCACGAATTGTATGAAGACCAACGAGCCTGGGTCAATTACATTCATCCAGACGATCGGGAAGTGACCGCCAACACATTTCAGGAAAAAGCGATGACTGGTCAATTTGACCAAGAGTACCGGATTGTCTTAGCCGACGGCAGTATTCGCTGGGTGCGCGATCGCTGTTTTCCCCTAGCAGATGAGACGGGGAAGATCTATCGACTCGTAGGCATTGCTGAAGATATTACCGATCGCAAGCAGGTAGAGGACACCCTACGCCAGAGTGAAGAATTTAAAAACCGCTTGTTAGAAAGTAGCCCTGATTGCATCAAGGTCTTAGATACCGATGGACGGCTTCTCTATATGAATGTAGGTGGTATGTGTTTGCTAGAAATTGACGACTTCATGCCCCATCTCAATACTGAATGGATCTGTTTTTGGCAAGGTGAGTATCGTCAACAGGCAGAGCAAGCCCTGGCTGCCGCTAAAGCTGGCGAAGTCAGCATTTTTCGCGGGTTTTGCCCCACTGCAAAAGGCAGACCGAAATGGTGGGAAGTGATTGTTAGCCCGATTCAGAATGCCTCTGGGCAGACGGAACAAGTGCTATCAATTTCGCGAGATATCACCGAGCGCCAACAGGCTGAAATGGAACGGGAGCGCTTGTTAGAGCAAGAGCAAGCTGCCAGAGCCGAAGCTGAACGTGCTAATCGCCTTAAAGATGAGTTTTTGGCGATTCTATCCCACGAGTTGCGATCGCCGCTTAACCCAATTTTGGGTTGGACAAAACTCTTACAAACCCGCAAATTTGATGAAACTCGAACGGCTGAAGCTTTAGCCACCATCGAACGTAACGCCAAACTACAAACTCAATTGATTGATGACCTGCTTGATGTCGCCAAAATTCTCCGTGGCAAACTTAGCATGGATACTGTCCCTGTCGATCTGGTGTTTGTGATTGAGTCGGCAATGGATACCGTCAGAGCAGCAGCCGTTGCCAAATCAATCCTATTGCATCCAGTGTTACCCCAGATTGGGCGAGTGTCTGGTGACTCGGCTCGACTCCAGCAAGTGGTTTGGAACTTGCTATCCAACGCGATCAAGTTCACCCCTCACAATGGACGGGTAGACATCTGGCTAGAGCGAATTGGCAACGAGGCGCAAATTACCGTCAGCGATACAGGCAAAGGGATCAGCGCTGACTTTCTGCCCCATCTGTTTGAGTCTTTTCAGCAAGAAGATGCTTCCACCACCCGCAAGTATGGTGGGTTGGGGTTAGGATTGGCGATCGTCCGTACCTTGGTTGAGGCACATGGCGGCACTATCACGGCTGATAGTCTCGGTGAAGGACAGGGAGCTACCTTTACGGTTCGATTTCCTTTGCTGGATACCGAACTCGAAACGATACCATCTGATGAATTACCCCTACTAGACTTAGATTTGACCGGGATTCGAGTCCTGGCAGTGGATGATGAACCCGATGCCCGCGAGCTATTAACCATAGTGCTAACCCAATATGGAGCCGAAGTCCTGACGGTTACCTCTGCCGCAGAAGCGCTAACTGCTCTAGAGTCCTTCCAACCCGATGCGTTGGTTAGTGATATTGGAATGCCGGAAATGGATGGCTATACCTTGATGCGACAGATCCGAGCTTTAGCTCCCGAAAAAGCAGGGCAGATTCCAGCGATCGCCCTCACTGCCTATGCCAGAGAAGATGACCGTCAACGGGCGATCGCTAGTGGCTATCAACGGCAGGTAACGAAACCGCTCGATCCAGAACAGTTAGTTTCCGCTTTAATGGCGATCGCACGCCAGCAATCTTTGGCGTAA